In a genomic window of Rhopalosiphum maidis isolate BTI-1 chromosome 4, ASM367621v3, whole genome shotgun sequence:
- the LOC113548417 gene encoding uncharacterized protein LOC113548417, with product MVTIDKLNFEKNHSIAFRSNLRGITLKATTVISEPNKFKGFYPFADTDLDTFAQMHYDLNMILQDQLNFKIDLGIVDSFGWNLGNGSFSGLTGQLQREEIDFGGIGSFIRKDRMTAIDYTVGTFYRQPAALFKQPPLSSVHNICILPFKFEVWMVTLFTFIGFTILIAFLSRTTRAFKKDEKETLNVLESVTIVHGAICQQGYTMNLNAGSIRVAIFVLFLTAVFLFTSYSASIVALLQSPSNSIKTINDLVESSMTFSAQITPYSRVYFDESDDPLLRKLYDKKMKSHDKDMYTDASTGITRIRTEFHGFLIEVVSAYKLISQLWREEEKCGISEIQLFKLPILALAVVKRSGYKDILKQKLMQQQEVGLKNRIIRRWIPAKPMCDSSNRANQFVSVSIKEIYPMLQIYGFGLCLAIAFDLENLPRILVVTNFFRFLDSKHDTQKADWTDVNDLIKVISNFFIQRHVQTITAATCWPTDVNEELLKTLSTIDKSLSFHLFAPQTYATWYRHGFIVDLSCDRTLNFMHKLSKDRLFNLQNDWLLFNQNSISNTNDTLTIASVVFETYLGKSYVLPDSGVFLFQEIRNNVWEIWSGFRASKLDTIRVFKTGLASEYHIEISDSNELRTNFRGANLRATTVIFNPSEFVGFNQTTTSGLDVYAYMHYPMIQILAYQLNFNYTMSITDDHGWSYGNGSFFGLTGILQREESDFGAAGSLMRLDRMTAVDFTVGTETTNEILRKLYDMKIKPYDESKSFTNASMGIERIRTEFHGFMVEKTSAYQIINKKWSEEEKCGLYEIQLFKLPVLAIPVVKKSGHKDVFKQKLIQQHEVGIRKRVIQRWTPQKPFCDLSKRNRKYVSVSIKAIFPTIMLFGYGLLISLTVFMLELAYYYFRHVQTVTAAITCWPFDVNKRLLDDLSTVDISVSFRSPTLQTQYYSTWYRCAFIIDLSCENSTETLQQISNDRLFNTQNDWILFDQSSFANETSSAQFALRTFQVYLANAYVLPDASVFLFIKTYGGVWEIWSGFRASKSDSIRVFEIGKASSNRLTIREINEEKRNFRGATLKSTTVIIDRDHFFGFDKKITSDLDVFAHMHYEMIVTLTNQLNFKIELTIVNDYGWSLGNGSFGGLTGLLQKEAIDFSATGVFIRPDRMSVIDFTVGTVALRTTAIFRQPSLSSVHNILLLPFTSDVWISVCATFCVFVITLIFLIRVNNYFEEKKYSTLNVPEIVTLVHGAICQQGFNSTSTLVSIRVVIFVLFFTSLFIYTSYSASIAALVQSNSNSIKSIKNIAESSMTFSAQISPYGKLYFEETEDSDLKKLYKTKMVPRGNEAFVRAPEGMERIRTEFHGFLVEVMSAYKIISKEWREEEKCGLGEIQLFKIPLLSIALVKKSGHKDIFKQKLIQQMEVGLSQRISSQWIPPKPSCGSSSRAKQYVSVSVKETYLTLAIFGYGICISLVIFILEVLHFNWMNRGSKKKIVEVDTFKF from the exons ATGGTGACAATCGACAAgcttaattttgaaaaaaatcactcCATCGCGTTCAGGTCCAACCTACGAGGTATCACATTGAAGGCTACTACTGTG ATCTCGGAACCAAATAAATTCAAAGGATTTTATCCATTTGCTGACACAGATTTAGACACTTTTGCTCAGATGCACTACGATTTGAACATGATTCTACAGGATcaacttaattttaa AATAGATCTAGGTATCGTCGACAGTTTCGGCTGGAATTTGGGAAACGGATCGTTTAGTGGGCTGACGGGTCAACTACAGAGAGAAGAGATTGATTTCGGCGGCATCGGTTCATTCATAAGAAAGGATCGAATGACTGCAATTGACTACACCGTAGGGACGTTCTATAGACA GCCGGCGGCGTTGTTTAAACAACCACCACTATCCAGCGTCCACAACATTTGCATTCTACCGTTCAAGTTTGAAGTGTGGATGGTGACGCTTTTCACATTTATCGGATTTACGATTCTCATCGCGTTCTTGTCCCGGACAACCCGTGCGTTTAAGAAGGACGAAAAAGAAACGTTAAACGTTTTGGAATCGGTTACGATCGTGCACGGAGCGATTTGCCAACAAG GGTACACGATGAATCTGAACGCAGGGTCCATACGAGTTGCCATTTTCGTGTTGTTTTTGACTGCGGTATTTTTGTTCACGTCATACTCGGCCAGTATCGTTGCATTACTCCAGTCACCCAGCAATTCGATAAAAACCATTAACGATTTGGTGGAATCATCGATGACATTTAGCGCACAAATCACTCCGTACAGTCGTGTATACTTCGAC gaatCTGACGACCCACTTTTACGGAAGctttacgataaaaaaatgaaatctcACGATAAAGATATGTATACAGATGCTTCTACAGGAATTACTAGAATTCGAACAGAGTTCCATGGATTTTTG ATTGAAGTTGTATCggcgtataaattaattagtcaATTGTGGCGAGAAGAAGAAAAATGTGGTATATCGGAGATTCAACTTTTCAAATTACCAATACTTGCATTAGCGGTTGTTAAAAGATCTGggtataaagatattttaaaacaaaa attaatgCAACAACAAGAAGTCGGACTCAAAAATCGAATCATAAGACGATGGATCCCTGCCAAGCCTATGTGTGATTCTTCAAACCGAGCCAATCAGTTTGTCAGTGtttctataaaagaaatatatccCATGCTTCAGATATATGGATTTGGATTAT GTTTAGCCATCGCCTTCGACTTAGAAAATTTACCCAGAATACTCGTAGTCACTAACTTTTTCCGTTTTTTAGATTCAAAACATGATACACAAAAAGCGGATTGGACAGATGTAAA TGATCTGATAAAAGTCATATCGAACTTTTTCATCCAAAGACACGTTCAAACAATTACTGCTGCTACATGTTGGCCAacag atGTAAATGAAGAACTATTAAAGACATTATCAACAATCGACAAATCGTtaagttttcatttatttgcGCCTCAGACATACGCCACGTGGTATAGACATGGGTTCATAGTTGATTTGTCTTGTGACAGGACATTAAACTTCATGCACAAG ttatCAAAAGACCGATTATTTAACTTGCAAAACGACTGGTTATTGTTTAACcaaaattcaatttcaaatacaaatgATACCTTGACGATTGCTTCGGTTGTTTTTGAGACATATTTGGGTAAATCATACGTGTTGCCAGATTCTGGTGTGTTCTTGTTTCAAGAAATCAGAAATAATGTTTGGGAGATCTGGAGTGGTTTCCGAGCGAGTAAATTAGATACGATTCGAGTCTTCAAAACCGGTTTGGCTTCAGAATATCACATTGAAATCAGCGATTCGAATGAACTGAGAACGAATTTTCGAGGAGCTAATCTAAGAGCGACTACTGTG ATTTTCAACCCATCTGAATTTGTCGGTTTCAATCAGACAACAACTTCCGGCTTGGATGTATACGCTTATATGCATTATCCAATGATTCAAATTTTAGCTTACCAACTGAACTTTAA ttataccaTGAGTATAACTGATGATCATGGTTGGTCATACGGTAATGGTTCTTTTTTCGGTTTAACTGGAATTTTGCAAAGAGAAGAAAGTGATTTTGGCGCTGCTGGGTCGCTGATGAGACTCGATAGAATGACAGCAGTTGATTTTACAGTTGGAACG GAAACgactaatgaaatattgagAAAACTTtatgatatgaaaataaaaccatatgaTGAAAGCAAATCATTTACAAATGCATCAATGGGAATTGAAAGGATTCGCACAGAATTTCATGGGTTTAtg gttgAAAAAACGTCAGCTTatcaaatcattaataaaaaatggagCGAAGAAGAGAAATGTGGATTATATGAAATTCAGCTGTTCAAATTACCTGTTCTGGCTATACCCGTGGTTAAGAAATCTGGTCACAAAGATGTGTTTAAACaaaa gcTGATACAACAACACGAAGTTGGGATTAGAAAACGAGTGATTCAACGATGGACGCCACAAAAGCCGTTCTGTGACTTGTCGAAAAGAAATAGGAAATATGTCAGTGTATCTATCAAAGCAATTTTTCCAACAATAATGTTGTTTGGTTATGGATTGTTAATTTCATTGACGGTGTTTATGTTGGAactagcatattattatttt aGACATGTTCAAACAGTAACAGCTGCAATTACTTGTTGGCCATTTG ATGTCAATAAAAGGCTTTTGGACGATCTCTCGACCGTCGACATATCCGTGTCTTTCAGATCACCCACGCTACAAACGCAATACTATTCCACGTGGTACAGATGTGCCTTTATAATAGATCTGTCTTGTGAAAATTCAACAGAAACATTGCAACAG ATTTCAAACGATCGCCTGTTCAATACGCAAAACGATTGGATACTGTTTGATCAGAGTTCATTCGCGAATGAAACGAGCTCAGCTCAATTCGCATTGCGAACATTTCAAGTGTATTTGGCCAATGCCTACGTTCTACCGGATGCCAGCgtgtttttattcataaaaacctATGGTGGCGTTTGGGAGATTTGGAGTGGTTTTCGGGCTAGTAAATCAGACTCGATAAGAGTTTTCGAAATTGGTAAGGCGTCGTCGAACCGGTTGACAATACGCGAAATAAATGAAGAGAAAAGGAATTTCCGCGGTGCTACATTGAAATCTACAACAGTG ATAATCGACAGAGATCATTTTTTTggattcgataaaaaaattacttctgATTTGGATGTATTTGCTCATATGCATTATGAAATGATCGTTACATTAACTAATcaacttaattttaa aataGAACTTACCATTGTCAACGATTACGGATGGTCTCTGGGCAATGGTTCGTTCGGTGGTTTAACCGGACTTTTACAAAAAGAAGCAATTGATTTTAGTGCAACTGGTGTTTTTATTCGACCAGACAGAATGTCAGTAATCGATTTTACGGTTGGCACAGTTGCATTACG aACCACAGCAATTTTTAGGCAGCCTTCGTTGTctagtgtacataatattttgttattaccaTTCACGTCTGATGTCTGGATAAGTGTGTGTGCAACTTTTTGTGTATTTGTAAtcactttgatttttttaatacgtgtGAATAACTACttcgaagaaaaaaaatatagtacactAAATGTTCCAGAAATAGTAACCTTGGTTCACGGTGCTATATGTCAACAAG GGTTCAATTCAACTTCAACCTTGGTATCTATACGTGTCGTCATCTTTGTGCTATTTTTCACATCACTTTTCATATATACGTCGTATTCCGCAAGCATTGCTGCATTAGTGCAATCAAACAGTAACTCAatcaaatctattaaaaatatagcagAATCGTCAATGACATTTAGCGCTCAAATTAGTCCATATGgaaaactttattttgaa GAAACAGAGGATTCCGATTTAAAGAAACTTTATAAGACCAAAATGGTGCCTCGTGGTAATGAAGCGTTCGTTAGAGCACCGGAAGGGATGGAAAGGATTCGAACAGAATTTCACGGATTTCTG GTAGAAGTTATGTCAGCCTACAAGATAATCAGTAAAGAGTGGCGCGAAGAGGAGAAATGTGGCTTGGGCGAAATTCAACTTTTCAAGATACCGCTTTTATCAATTGCATTAGTTAAAAAGTCTGGACACAAAGACATATTCAAACAAAA